The genomic stretch TATTTTAGGCCCATTTTGTTTAAGTAACTTCCATTTCACTTAAATATTATACAATAACTTCGAAATTCAGTTTCGAACCGTTTCCAATAGACATAAATCGAACAAAGTAAAACCAGTATAGCATTATTTCGCGTGAGGTAAGTATAAGGTCATCAACGATACAAGTTTTATCAGTTGGTATTGTAAGGCGATAGTAGTTAATTTATGTTCAACTGTTACGCCTGACGAGCAGTGACAACTAATTGTTTTATGTTCCTTTTGTCCTTTCATTTTCTAGTAGCAAGTTATGTGTAAGTCGTAAAGTAGGGTTGAGATTTTGATTTGGTATCTTTCATATCAAAACTTGAGTTATCTATTTCAAAGAAAAtatctgtggttttttttaattacagcGGATCAAAAAAAATGCTGCTATGCTCTACATAGCTTCAATGTATGTTAATGAATTAaccgttttaaaaaaaaataacgaactcATGATGAAATCTGACATCACCTAAATGCTCGAAAATATCAACCAACGTAATATTATTTAATTACATGTTCATAGTTTTCTACATACTTTTCTCATCAAATCCTTGCCAGGTATAAATAACAACACCCGAAACGTCAACATTATGTCCTAAATCAACCGTCCAAACTGGATTATCTCCATAAATATTATCTAAGATGGTGCACCGATGAACGTCCTGGTCGATGAATCCGTCTACTGCTCTTGATGCATGTCCTTGTGTGATTCTGTTACGGATGTGTCTTTTATAATGACGCTTGCTGTTTATCCAAGCCTCTTTTTTAAATGCTAGAttttcaactgaaaaaaaaacataaaggatTTTGctttcataattctttaaaaaatcaaagtCGTTTTATACTTATGTGCTTCAATCTCTATTGATCTGTTAAATATCTACAAATTAAGATACGCATTGCCTATATTGATTCATTTTCTCAAAAAAGTTTGATTCCTTGCGCAAGACATTAATCATATCTAATTTAAACCGTTATTGGGTAACCTTTTATAAGGTATAAATAGAATCAATCGTCTATTCATATGGAACAAGTAAATTTGAAATATGAGACATCGTTTTCTTAAGatatatccatattttaatttaaatacgGAAGACAAATTctaattttatgtaaaaatatctGTAGGAAGGTGAATTAATTATAGTTGCCCTCCCCTAATGGTGTATCCTGGTGCGTGTAGATATATACCAGAATGATGCTTGTATAAACAAAACCATTTAAGAAAGGTAATGGTCTTTCTAGTTTTGTCTAATGCCATAAGGGTTTTTTATTGAACTAAAAAAACTATCATCATTACATATTGTTATGATTAAAACACTTAAGAATGGAAATTAATTATATGAAAACTGTATAGAAATATTAACTTACCACAAGGGGTGTCTTCGTTTACACGCATGAACTGATCACCACAAGAACCTAGTAAATAAAAACGTGCACAGTTTCATAATAATGACATCAGTTCCATATTAAACATAACGGTATAGAAAGTTAATTAGTTTTGAATGCATTTAAGAAAGGGTAACATGAATGTGTATTTCATCTAATACAGAAATAGAGGtagtttttacatttaaaatctgACCATTCTTCGATCCATAAAACGAACATTCCCTTCTCTGTGCAATCGATAGTAACTGATTGATAGACGTACGCTACAATCCTTCTGATGTAGCACACAGAAAAGGTACGTCAATTGACAACATGAAAACACGTATGCATCACACTCTATATAAACGTTACGTATTTACTAAACTAAATATTGTGGAGCGTGATTGTGACAGTTGCAgtgaaattttcttttcttttaaataataacattttAGTCAAATACAATTTTGAAGTAGTTTGCCTCAATTGCATGAAATTagtaaagtgttgttttcatttttttgcatgCTTCCTACTTAATATAATTACAAGGAACATAATAACTTGAAAGTTGTTTGTTTTATTCTTGTAGGTCTTCAAAATGGTACCAACATGTCTCACTGATGCATCGTTTctcattaattaatttaattgttAACAGCTGGAAGATGTTTGAGGCAAAGATAAAAGGAGAATATTTTTAAGATGTTAAAATTAATGTTTACAAGGGCGTAAAACATACAAAGTAAAGTGAAAGATGTTCAAAATTTTTAATGTCTTGTTAAACCAGTAGTGACAATAAATATGCCTACATGCGTGACCAGATTTAAATGAAGAAGTAATTTAATGTATCGGAACTAGGGTACTACTTGTAGAGAAATTTTATGTCCTGAATtccgaaaaaaaagaattatatcAACATTGTCTGCACTTATGAAATCGATATCCTGTAAATTTGcattaatttcaatataaatttgtttaaatttaaattaatcttaaatatatgtatataatcttTTTAACATGTAAGTAAAATAGTACAGCAGGTTACAAAGTTGAAAAGTAGaactgtaaaaaaatcaaaaacaaattatcttATTTGGTTCTTACTGTTTGTTTGGCAAAATATGGCATATTAGAATGCGACCTGGGTTTATTTTGAAATCCAGGAAAAGAAATTCGAACGAACATATTTTACGCGACATGGTATTAATATGAAAAAATTGAGATACAGTGGTTTTTAATTTAACAATATGTTagtttttcctatttcaaaagaCGGAGCTGGTGTTCAAGTTCAGAGGactttcaaacattttataattcGTGTGAGTTACAGCCCTTGCTCAATATCATACTTTTAATTATAACTGTACACTTTCAACAGACGCAGACCCTTTACTTTGAGAAAGGCcttatattaatttcaaatacgATTCAGATTACCCATTCATTTTTCACAAAGTTTAGATACAATAATTCTTGTATCTTTCATTCAATATGCTGAAAGAGAGAAAATATATGTTACCTGTATGTGGACAGCCTAGAAGTCCAACTCTCATTGATATTTTCCCATGCCATTCTAAAGGATGGAAACGTACATATCTTGCTACGAAAGGTGAATTAATGTAATGTGTACGATctgtatttttatcattatttcctCCGAAaagctgaaataaatattaatttcaataatCAATCTCTGAAAGAAATGCAAAAATGATGCCACCGTAAAAAGTGCAAATTGTGTTGTGAAGTCATGTAATAATGTGCTCGTGACTGGTGTGTAGGCTATTTCTTGTGTTTGCCATGCAATTCCAAGTGAACAATGCCCAAATGTGGACATAATATAACAACCATTCTATAAAAACAGCCCGTGTGTTGTGCAACATTCCGTCCTATAGTTAGTTTTTCAGTTAACAACCATGCAACACACTCATGCAGTTTTAAAACATGACTTGTATTAAGCGTTAAATAATTCATGATCACATGCTGTGTTATCTTATTATTTGTTAGCTCCCCTTGTAATGTTAGTGGTGAGACATGTTAGTAGGGTGTCGGTGCTGGTgcaaaggatatatatatatataatagtcgCATGCTCAATTTACTCGTCAATGACGTAGCAAAGTCTTAAACATTATATATTAGAAACAGACATCTTTACTtaagttaaaaagaaaattttgtcCAATTATACATTTCAATTAGAAAAGTTTAAAAAGCGTTATCTTTGTTGCTAAAGATGATAAATTATTTAGAATATACTTCATCAAATAAATAGATAGTTATATAATATATACGTGCAATAATCATTTACGAATTTGATTCCTCAGTAATGTCTTACTATGTTAAGTTCGAAACAAAAAATCACTAATTTCTGTTAAaagttaaataaactcatcatagataccaggattgaaattttgtatttacgcctgatgcgcgtttcgtctacaaaagaaaatgtcttTAAACTTAAATTTCCATTTAAGCCTGTATTTGTATTTAGTTGCGCTACTATTCcttaaattgaaaatcaaaatcattttCATTGTATAAGTTTAAAATGATACATTGTGAAACAAGACATTAGTTAGAGGACTCAAATTTGTAAGCAGCAAATGGCAATCGGATTTTCGCTCTGAATTCAAAAACAGAAAATACTGGAAAATTTCTACTTTACAGTAAAAGAAAAGGTTCAACGCCACCGTAGTTAGTTCTTACCAGGCCGTCATCCGTGTAAATGTCAGGAATTAATTGCGCAGAGGACGAGTTATATCGGGTCCATAACCATGTATTCAGAGGCTAAAAAACGAAGATTTGTCAGAAAAATCAACTCCAAAAACCAATAGTCAATAAGAAGAGAGAAAAAGAAACTGAGACTTTATCGCTGGATTCGGACGAAGAATTGCTTTACATCAAACTTAGAACTAGGTGAAGTGCTGTGATAACTACGTCAACTTCTGTCTACAactaaagtttttttctttaatagaAGTGAAATTTTGTGAGCACGTTTGCGACTATCTTCCATCCTCCATTGATAAAATCCCAGTATTAAGTATATACAACATTGAAAGAATTCATACAATTGTTAAGttcagttattttgttattaCGCAATACAGCTTTAGAAATGAGGCCTGCTGATGAATTTTGAATCCCTGCTAAGTCTTCTTCTACCGGAAGCGGAAATGACTAACACTGCTGCCACTGGTGAAACGAAGCATAAGCACGCTGTATTTATCTGTGAgagtatatatacatattgtcGTTGAGTACTTCTGTGAAATTCCTTCAATAAGCTGAATTATTTATTGTAAGTTATAACCATCAAAGCGCATGTAGTTTTGTTTGTATACAATTAATAAGCGATTAAAGGCTTATTAGTTTTAAGTTGGTTATATGACAAATGGTGTAAGCATGTATTGTGTTACTCGGCATGTTATTTTTCAAAGCTGTGACACATTTAATATGATATCAATTAGGACTTTGAGGTGGAATTCTTGGTAATTTTCTATTCCTACTCCACATCTCATTGGTGTTCTATCTAAAGTAGTTCCTATGATAATCACTCGTATATAAGGGTTGGTTAGACGTATAGTGCTTTAAAATATACAACTATCATGTTTGCAAACCCCTTCCAAACAAATTGGTTTCTCTAAAACTATGGATAAGGGTTAACCTTTTCCCATTCCTCTTAGTTTAAGTTGGATAATACAAAGGGTTAATTGAATAATTAGATAAGGGATACATTCCCGGGAAAGAAACCTCAGCAAATACATAGGTTTAGTGGAGTAATCTTTTAAGCACACAACAAATATCTATTGTTTTAATAATGATAAATTGTAAAGTATTAACACAACTAAagcataaacattttgttttcattgtggtaaatattaaaaacaattatctacaCAAAGATGCATAAGATACTTATTACTGTATTATAATAACTGTGATGAAGAGTTACTGTTACTGAAATGATCTCTTTCTATGAACATCGTCAATCGCAGCCGCCTACATAACTGTGAGAACTGCAACTGCTATTTGCAGATCCACTGTGACGCTACTTCTATTTGTTTCAACTGTGTACTACCGCGAGAGTTTACgacaaaacaaacacacaaagattgaacaatattttgattgacAAAAATTGCAGAAAAACATATAACATTTCTCaaatattcatatatttctgaaatatgttCATGTTTTAGTATGTCACTTTTTTATTGCATCTAAACGTGATGAATAAGAGATTGAGTTATTGCAAAATTCAACCTTTATGTCTTACTACTCGTGTTTTGATTGTTGTATATTAGTATGCATTAGGCCTGATTACATGAGTTAGATAAACACACTGACTTACCCTGGGTTCTGCATTATGGGCATCTTTATACTGGTACCAGACTTGGGAGTCGTTGCTGTAAGTTATTTTAAATCTGGTAACCCAGTGTTGTTTTTTACTATCTGCTCTGCCTTTAGTTAAAATCCCTGTTATAAGAGTGGGAGGTCCGACATCTATTTCTATCCACTGGTGTTCTACATGTTTTAAATACATACTATGAATTTTTATACATTGGaacttttttgatttttgaaatcaTGTTTATCAAAGGCCGAATCATGATTCAGTAAGACAAGTGCTTAGTCTGTAAGAAGGATCATTATTACCTCTTTTATTGAACCCACTAGTACATACAATGGAACtccttttaattttttcttaatttgtaaaaacatttctggtGAATATgacaaggaaaattaaaatcacatgaattgttttcttttaacttATTGTCATACAGGTTATCTTGTTTTtcggtgggtttttttttaataagagtaaccccaaaaacagcaaaaaactGGCAAGCAAGGAACcaccaatttattatttttttcaaatatgtatataCAGGTACCAACTATATTGAATTGAATATAACATTTAGTACAGCTATAAAAAGGTGTAATGTcataactatttatttatattattttataatagtAATCTTAaccaaatattatttttaagACTTGTATTGTAAACTTGAAATTTAACATCATTTTCCTGTGTGTAGATTTGAGAGCACTTACAGTTTTACAACATCTATTACTTTCATACTTTAGGCTTATGTTAAGTAAATACAAAGCAGATAATTATTTAAATTTGAGCACATATGTATGTGATTTAAACATAGAATTATTGACAATGTCTGTAAAAACATTTAGATATAAATTTACATACTAATGTTGATTTATAAaactagttttaaaattgtttaaaatgggTCTTTCGGAAACCTTTCAAAGCATTCCTTTATTGTGACTTTTGTTACATTATTTGTTGCAGTCAGTGGTGATTTAATTTACTTGTTTGTAAAAGTTGTTTGAAAATTAGAAGGTAAACATTGTAAAATAGGTCTAGGTATGTAATTTGGTCGTGGTTAAATCAAATCCTAATGATATACACGAAATATTGACCACTAGGTCATACCATTTCAAGGAATGTAAGTATAATATGACCCTGATTTTGTTACaggattttaaattattttatattataccACACGCACGTCctgaaatatttcatttcatatcGGACGGTGTATCGAAATTGAGCTTGAATTGGTAGGTATGATATCTCCGAGGAAAAAATACACAATCATAGATAAAATCACTAATGTATAACGCTAGATCCGACAAGTCGTTTCACAATGATGTCTATATAAGATTAACGTATCAAGGACTTTATACCATTTTAGGCAATAGTTAAGAGCAAGTACTTAAAATTTTAGTCATATAGATCAATAATTATTTTGCATATTTCTCCTTGGTACCAATTAAGACTTGATAACAAATTCTTTTGTGCATCTGTTTAAATTTTTTCACAACCCTGTTAGAATTTCAAAGATTTTTAAAGGATGTCTTACCCATAAAGGAAAGTGTTTCACGCTTCATAAACTTATCAAACACATATTTTGATCATATTACTTTACAATTCAAATATATGCAGAAATGCggcatattttaaaattaaattgcaACCACGATCTGATAAAATCAACATGAATGCACAGGATTGTAAAAAGTAATAAATCACCCACTTATTTGGtaaatatctaaaaatagatttgaacttaGAATTTTTGGGCACATGTGtgataaaataagattttttcaatatcaaaagtGTCTTTTATAACAAAGCAATACATAAGGCATATGTATGTACAAAGAAGGGACGGCATGCATTCCAAAAGAACACATACGTTCATTGGACTGCGTATATAAGTTTGTGGATCCCTTTGTCccttaaaaattttgaaaattttgaaacaacCTTAAGGTATTTTAATAGTGTTGCCGTTGGTTTTGAAGCTTAGTTCTGATGTCCTTTACAATCGAAtgttttaatgataaataaacattGTTTTAATTAACTGTTATCGAATAATATCCATAACCTACCGTTTTGTTTCTTTGCGCACCATGCTTTGTTGCTAAGTATATTCCCATCTTCAGGCTGGCAAGAACTCTTCTTTCTACTTTTAGCCCACGTTGAAGCTCGGATTTTCCCATAAGGAGGCAGTCCAATTTGTTCTTTACAAActaagaaaatatttatatatatatatcatttacatGGAAATTGTTACCTAAGGGTTCTTTGGATTAAGTTTACTTACTGGGGAATCCGTACTTGATCGAAAACAAAAACAGATGTGAAAATCTGTgccataaaactaaaaaaaaatgctatatcATTTTATATCGTATAAAACTTCTTTCATGTATACATCAAGTTTGCttattaaatacatatattttatgaaatagaaAATGTGCACAAACCGCAACCACTTAATGACTCTCCTTATCATGCTTGAATCTCTTTATTTTTTGGAATTCGTTCAAATTTACCCGGAGTCAACATTTATTCTTGTTGTGTTTAAGAATTAAGATTCGTTTATACTTGAGTATTCTTAATCTGTTATGCAGAAATATTAAAATTACTTATCCATTTCTATAGGTGCACTTTTCTCAAACGAATTTAAACTTTATCGACATCATTTTTGATAAACAATAATGTGATGTAACAAGTAAACAatctttatattgttattttatgtGTGCCTTTGGTGTATAtagaagtaaaataaaaaaaacactgaactccgaggagattcaaaacggaaagtccacaatcaaatgactaaatcaaaagctctaacatatcaaacgaatggataataactttcaaatttctgacttgatacaggcattttcatatgtagaaaatggtggattaaacctggttttatagctagctcaacCTCCTAATTGTATATTTTGATGATAAATGTTACTTACGCTGACACCCAAGGACTTCAACTCTCATACTCGGATGCCGGTGCCAGTGGACTGTATGAAACTTGATGTAACGTGCTATTATTGGTCTGTCTAAGTACGTATGTTTAATTGAGAATGCATCAGTATTACCCTCGAAAACCTGACAATGgtagaaaacaaatgttgaaatttcataatcaaatgacaaaatcaaaagctcaaaacacatcaaacgaatggataactgtcatattcctgacttggtacagatagaTTATACATGTTCTGCCATTCTTATAAGGTCTTATTTCGTCCCGTTGAGCTTATCTCCGAGCAAATTACAAAACTAACTTCAGGAATGATTACTCAAGTATTTAAGTGCTTACAAACGTTTacaatttttaccattttgaaattacaaaactGTTAGCATGACATATCTTTGAGCTGTTGACATGATTGAGATTTTATTCAGAATAAATGAAGCTTTGAAACTAATTATATCAATACAAAACAAAGATTAATCCTATtacatcatatttaaataaacataaacaaaataagaCAATTTGAATGTCTTACGCTGCGTGCAATAATTATGAATTACACAGGAACGTGATTCGGTATTTATTAAAACGATTTGTACCACCTGTGCACATGAAATTTACATTCATGCTTTCAGTTGTAATTTTTTAAGGTTAATTGTCAGTACAGTTTGTAGGGAAAATAGATACATGATACGCCTTTAAATTAATGCCTATACATAGGTAACGTACGACAtcatatatcaatattttgatatcaCGTAGTTCTATGTTTTTACCTTATTTGCTTACATTTGAAAATGAGTTTAAAATGTAGGACAATTATCCATAACAtttacattataataataaaacagttttatGAGATAGTTGTTTAATCGTCGAAATGATTGTTTCAATGTCACAATGACATCCTCAAGTTCAATAAAACACTCTTAATTTATCAGcatatgaaaacaaaacaaaaaacggtaaatgcatatttaaaaaatcaaaatcatcatCCTAGTTTTGCAATATCAATATATAAgtattataaaaatcaaattcacaaaaatactgaactccgaggaaaattcaaaacggaaagtccctaattaaatgacaaaatcaaaaactcaaacacatcttaacgaatagataacaactgtcatatttctggtATATCCTATGACAACCTTTATTGTCTTAAATATTCTAATTTCAAAACTGGCATTTTGACTTAACTTAATCTGCTGAAGATATTATGAATTACTAGTatcttttttgacaaaaaaaatatcactgAATTTATGTCTTATAATagtataataatgaaaaagccACTAACTGCTTCATAGATCAATACATTATTCGTTGATTGACAGTTAACAATACCTATTGTCAAACTATGAcagtatatacatttataattaatAGATAATTGATAAACCAATTAAGCACATCATTAATCATCATATTTCATTATAATCAATTTATTGATCTTTATTACAGTAATTCAAAAAGCCACCAACCGCAGACATGTCAACCTGTGCAGGGGTAAAAAGAATGCTATGGGAGATTAATACGTTTATTGTAACAAAAAAGCGCGGGAAGATAATACTGATTAGAACGAGGTTCTGACCCCTAATTTATACTGCAATAATGTTTACAAAGAGTTTAAATTTATGCATGAGTATTAGGGGACGTCCATTTGATTA from Mytilus edulis chromosome 7, xbMytEdul2.2, whole genome shotgun sequence encodes the following:
- the LOC139481765 gene encoding lactadherin-like isoform X1, which produces MLARLYIYLLAFLSIGYTFASVCVTNGPLGMITGAIQNWQITASSTYPKEWDKKCSEKYARVYLPNKYGWCSKYKSSSEWLKIDLGVAARVTGVMTQGRGDGKEWVTSFKVSYSMDDYNEAYVTDQYENHKVFEGNTDAFSIKHTYLDRPIIARYIKFHTVHWHRHPSMRVEVLGCQLCKEQIGLPPYGKIRASTWAKSRKKSSCQPEDGNILSNKAWCAKKQNEHQWIEIDVGPPTLITGILTKGRADSKKQHWVTRFKITYSNDSQVWYQYKDAHNAEPRPLNTWLWTRYNSSSAQLIPDIYTDDGLLFGGNNDKNTDRTHYINSPFVARYVRFHPLEWHGKISMRVGLLGCPHTGSCGDQFMRVNEDTPCVENLAFKKEAWINSKRHYKRHIRNRITQGHASRAVDGFIDQDVHRCTILDNIYGDNPVWTVDLGHNVDVSGVVIYTWQGFDEKKDTATSEHLNNLDRLVIYVDDKSKGDDDSSVTGNMCGYITKINGALSSDKIHMQCVRPQKGRFVLIEAWGASNSYSRLFSAVLCEVMVYA
- the LOC139481765 gene encoding lactadherin-like isoform X2, with the protein product MLARLYIYLLAFLSIGYTFASVCVTNGPLGMITGAIQNWQITASSTYPKEWDKKCSEKYARVYLPNKYGWCSKYKSSSEWLKIDLGVAARVTGVMTQGRGDGKEWVTSFKVSYSMDDYNEAYVTDQYENHKVFEGNTDAFSIKHTYLDRPIIARYIKFHTVHWHRHPSMRVEVLGCQLCKEQIGLPPYGKIRASTWAKSRKKSSCQPEDGNILSNKAWCAKKQNEHQWIEIDVGPPTLITGILTKGRADSKKQHWVTRFKITYSNDSQVWYQYKDAHNAEPRLFGGNNDKNTDRTHYINSPFVARYVRFHPLEWHGKISMRVGLLGCPHTGSCGDQFMRVNEDTPCVENLAFKKEAWINSKRHYKRHIRNRITQGHASRAVDGFIDQDVHRCTILDNIYGDNPVWTVDLGHNVDVSGVVIYTWQGFDEKKDTATSEHLNNLDRLVIYVDDKSKGDDDSSVTGNMCGYITKINGALSSDKIHMQCVRPQKGRFVLIEAWGASNSYSRLFSAVLCEVMVYA